A part of Populus alba chromosome 8, ASM523922v2, whole genome shotgun sequence genomic DNA contains:
- the LOC118039875 gene encoding ATP synthase subunit beta, mitochondrial produces MASRRLLSSLLRSTSRRSLSKSTLSNSHPKLSTSSTRRASPYGYLLNRAAEYATSAAAASPSSQPPPAKSEGTKGKIIDEFTGKGSIGHVCQVIGAVVDVKFDEGLPPILTALEVQGHSIRLVLEVAQHLGESVVRTIAMDGTEGLVRGQPVLNTGSPITVPVGRATLGRIINVIGEAIDEKGDLKTEHYLPIHREAPAFVEQATEQQILVTGIKVVDLLAPYQRGGKIGLFGGAGVGKTVLIMELINNVAKAHGGFSVFAGVGERTREGNDLYREMIESGVIKLGDQQSESKCALVYGQMNEPPGARARVGLTGLTVAEHFRDAEGQDVLLFIDNIFRFTQANSEVSALLGRIPSAVGYQPTLATDLGGLQERITTTKKGSITSVQAIYVPADDLTDPAPATTFAHLDATTVLSRQISELGIYPAVDPLDSTSRMLSPHILGEDHYNTARGVQKVLQNYKNLQDIIAILGMDELSEDDKLTVARARKIQRFLSQPFHVAEVFTGAPGKYVELKEGVESFQGVLDGKYDDLPEQSFYMVGGIEEVIAKAEKISKESATA; encoded by the exons ATGGCTTCACGCAGGCTTTTATCTTCTCTTCTACGATCAACTTCTCGCCGATCTCTCTCCAAATCTACTCTATCAAATTCTCACCCTAAGCTCTCTACATCCTCCACGCGCCGCGCGTCACCTTACGGCTACCTACTAAACCGCGCGGCTGAGTACGCAACCTCTGCAGCCGCCGCATCGCCTTCGTCGCAACCGCCTCCTGCCAAATCGGAGGGAACGAAGGGGAAGATCATCGATGAGTTTACCGGCAAGGGTTCGATCGGGCATGTGTGTCAGGTTATTGGTGCCGTTGTGGATGTGAAGTTCGACGAGGGTTTGCCTCCGATTTTGACGGCGTTGGAGGTTCAGGGACACTCGATCCGGTTGGTCCTTGAAGTGGCGCAGCATTTGGGTGAGAGTGTTGTTAGGACTATTGCCATGGATGGTACTGAAGGTTTGGTTAGAGGCCAGCCTGTGCTAAACACTGGGTCCCCAATTACT GTGCCTGTGGGTAGGGCCACCCTTGGTCGTATCATCAATGTCATTGGAGAAGCCATTGACGAGAAGGGGGATCTCA AGACGGAGCACTACTTGCCTATTCACAGGGAGGCTCCTGCTTTTGTTGAGCAAGCAACTGAGCAACAGATCCTTGTTACCGGTATTAAG GTTGTCGATCTCCTTGCACCATACCAAAGAGGAGGAAAGATTGGACTGTTTGGTGGTGCTGGTGTTGGAAAAACTGTGCTTATTATGGAACTTATCAACAATGTTGCAAAAGCTCATG GTGGTTTCTCTGTCTTTGCTGGTGTTGGAGAACGTACCCGTGAGGGAAATGACTTGTACAGAGAAATGATTGAAAGTGGTGTCATTAAGCTAGGGGATCAGCAG TCTGAGAGCAAATGTGCTCTTGTGTATGGTCAAATGAACGAGCCCCCTGGTGCTCGTGCTCGTGTTGGTCTCACTGGGCTTACTGTGGCTGAGCACTTCCGTGATGCTGAAGGGCAAGATGTGCTTCTCTTCATTGACAACATTTTCCGCTTTACCCAG GCTAACTCAGAGGTGTCTGCCTTGCTTGGACGTATCCCATCTGCTGTCGGTTATCAGCCAACCTTGGCTACAGATCTTGGAGGTCTTCAAGAGCGGATTACAACAACTAAGAAAGGCTCTATTACTTCTGTCCAAGCTATTTACGTGCCTGCTGATGATTTGACAGATCCAGCTCCTGCCACAACCTTTGCTCACTTGGATGCCACAACTGTGCTGTCACGACAG ATTTCTGAGCTTGGTATCTATCCTGCTGTGGATCCCCTTGATTCTACATCTCGTATGCTCTCACCTCATATTTTGGGCGAGGACCACTATAACACTGCTCGTGGTGTGCAGAAGGTTCTTCAGAACTATAAGAATTTGCAAGATATTATTGCCATTTTGGGAATGGATGAGCTCAGTGAAGATGATAAGCTTACAGTTGCCCGTGCTCGTAAAATTCAGAGGTTCTTGAGCCAGCCCTTCCATGTTGCAGAAGTTTTCACCGGTGCTCCTGGAAAGTACGTCGAGTTGAAGGAGGGTGTAGAAAGCTTCCAG GGTGTGTTGGACGGGAAATACGATGACCTTCCAGAACAGTCATTTTACATGGTTGGTGGTATTGAGGAGGTTATTGCCAAGGCTGAAAAGATTTCCAAGGAATCTGCTACTGCTTAA
- the LOC118039880 gene encoding CDP-diacylglycerol--serine O-phosphatidyltransferase 1, with translation MELNGLKKARRTDHLNQTNGDLALASVGAVDPWTAWAYKPRTISLLLIGACFLIWASGALDPEISTSGDVVTSVKRGVWAMIAVFLGYCLLQAPSTILIRPHPAIWRLVHGLAIVYLVALTFLLFQKRDDARQFMKFLHPDLGVELPERSYGADCRFYVPENPTSRFKNVWDTLFDEFVLAHIFGWWGKAILIRNQPLLWVLSIGFELMEFTFRHMLPNFNECWWDSIVLDILICNWFGIWAGMHTVRYFDGKTYEWVGISRQPNIMGRVKRTLGQFTPAQWDKDEWHPLLGPWRFIQVFSLCIVFLMVELNTFFLKFCLWVPPRNPMIVYRLILWWLIAIPTTREYNSYLQDRKPVKKVGAFCWLSLAICIVELLICIKFGHGLYPKPMPVWLVIFWTSVGVGLVIFLILWSWKSLGRKRR, from the exons ATGGAGCTGAATGGTCTAAAGAAAGCGAGGAGAACGGACCATCTTAACCAAACAAATGGTGATCTGGCATTAGCAAGTGTTGGTGCTGTAGATCCCTGGACTGCATGGGCATATAAGCCTCGTACTATTTCGTTGTTACTTATTGGTGCTTGCTTTCTAAT ATGGGCAAGTGGAGCCCTTGATCCAGAGATCAGCACATCTGGTGATGTTGTTACATCTGTGAAAAG GGGTGTATGGGCAATGATTGCAGTTTTTCTCGGTTATTGCTTGCTACAGGCCCCCTCGAC GATTCTAATAAGGCCGCATCCAGCAATTTGGCGCTTGGTTCATGGATTGGCTATTGTTTATCTTGTTGCCCTAACATTTTTGCTTTTTCAG AAGCGTGATGATGCTCGGCAATTTATGAAGTTTCTCCACCCCGACCTTGGAGTTG AACTACCTGAAAGATCATATGGTGCTGATTGCCGCTTTTATGTGCCTGAAAATCCTACAAGCAGGTTTAAGAATGTTTGG GACACTCTTTTTGATGAATTTGTTCTAGCGCACATCTTTGGATGGTGGGGCAAGGCTATATTAATCCGTAATCAGCCACTTCTGTGGGTATTGTCAATTGGATTTGAGCTGATGGAG TTTACCTTCCGCCACATGCTACCAAACTTCAATGAGTGCTGGTGGGACAGTATCGTTCTCGATATTTTGATATGCAATTGGTTTG GCATTTGGGCCGGAATGCATACAGTCAGGTATTTTGATGGAAAAACATACGAGTGGGTTGGTATAAGTCGCCAACCTAATATTATGGGCAGG GTCAAACGAACATTGGGACAATTTACACCAGCACAATGGGACAAAGATGAATGGCATCCCTTGCTTGGTCCATGGCGATTTATCCAAGTTTTTAGTCTCTGTATTGTCTTCCTGATGGTAGAGCTTAACACATTCTTTTTGAAGTTTTGTCTTTGGGTTCCTCCTCGAAACCCGATGATAGTGTACAGGTTGATCTTGTGGTGGCTAATTGCGATACCTACAACACGTGAATACAACTCATATCTCCAAGACCG AAAACCCGTGAAAAAGGTTGGGGCTTTTTGCTGGCTTTCCCTTGCTATTTGCATCGTGGAACTTCTCATTTGCATCAAGTTTGGACATG GTCTTTATCCTAAACCAATGCCTGTGTGGTTGGTCATCTTCTGGACATCTGTTGGAGTTGGCCTCGTAATATTCCTGATTTTGTGGTCGTGGAAAAGTTTGGGAAGAAAGAGACGATGA
- the LOC118039877 gene encoding LOW QUALITY PROTEIN: uncharacterized protein (The sequence of the model RefSeq protein was modified relative to this genomic sequence to represent the inferred CDS: deleted 2 bases in 1 codon), giving the protein MGKAERERLNQSLSGHLNTIHETLQLLDQTPASSLDKLSWDDVVKTGDQVSKQATIAGMLWTGETPEAKAVEENMVTYFNTLQGLLLLSHGSMVGAGPTLSSAIHASIKQVVDCSFKLMMETVSSYGSRNKDFKLVVPQLVGAVWEACDALKKTPASNITAIGRAMTQVAVSVKDVLREMKELKPGPSNQTEAASDDVASHDDTRLNDNDSLSDDLGNDLSPEEMKVAQSAIGVMTETVVVLKELIRTITGLLKQEKPEDTGNFVDTLEKLLKLCQEIGVQIDELGASLYPPQEFPALKAALEKISSIIDEVQSKVESLTSPSEAIFKACNDLKLNETNGSDAGLL; this is encoded by the exons atgggaaaAGCGGAGAGAGAGCGTCTGAATCAAAGTCTGAGTGGGCACCTCAACACCATCCACGAGACCCTTCAG CTGTTGGATCAAACACCAGCTTCGTCGCTTGATAAACTGAGCTGGGATGATGTTGTTAAAACGGGTGATCAAGTCTCCAAGCAAGCTACTATCG CTGGAATGCTTTGGACTGGGGAAACACCAGAAGCTAAAGCAGTTGAAGAAAACATGGTAACATACTTCAATACACTGCAGGGTCTGCTTCTGCTTTCTCATGGAAGTATGGTCGGTGCAGGACCTACTCTTTCATCTGCTATCCATGCATCCATTAAGCAAGTTGTTGACTGCAGTTTTAAGTTGATGATGGAAACTGTCTCCTCATACG GATCTCGCAATAAGGACTTCAAACTTGTAGTACCACAATTAGTTGGTGCGGTATGGGAAGCATGCGATGCTCTTAAGAAGACTCCGGCTTCAAATATCACAGCAATTGGGCGAGCAATGACACAGGTTGCAGTTTCAGTGAAGGATGTTCTTCGGGAGATGAAGGAGCTCAAACCAGGTCCCTCCAATCAAACAGAAGCAGCTTCTGATGATGTTGCTTCTCATGATGATACTAGACTCAATGACAATGATAGCCTGAGTGACGATCTAGGCAATGACTTGTCACCTGAAGAGATGAAAGTTGCTCAATCAGCTATTGGGGTTATGACCGAGACAGTAGTAGTCCTAAAAGAACTCATCCGCACTATTACTGGTTTGCTTAAACAGGAAAAGCCTGAAGACACTGGCAATTTCGTGGACACTCTGGAGAAGTTATTGAAGCTGTGCCAAGAAATCGGAGTGCAGATTGATGAGCTTGGAGCCTCTCTTTATCCCCCGCAAGAATTTCCAGCTTTGAAGGCAGCTTTGGAGAAAATATCTAGTATTATTGATGAAGTGCAGTCGAAGGTGGAAAGTTTGACAAGCCCTTCGGAAGCTATTTTCAAGGCATGCAATGATTTG AAGCTCAATGAAACAAATGGAAGTGACGCTGGATTGCTGTAG
- the LOC118039876 gene encoding protein DETOXIFICATION 12, whose product MEKDTKKSMEERLLLPEKRSNEGREGIAQTWREFTQEAKRLAYIAGPMMVTTTALNLFLVVSNMMVGHLGELALSSSAIAISLCNVTGISLLNGMASALETLCGQAYGAQQYRKVGNQTYGAMFSLILVALVVSLVWINMEKLLVLIGQDPIIAHEAGQFTLWLIPTIFAYAIFQPLSRYLQVQSITIPMLVSSCVTLLLHIPLCWLLVFKSGLRNLGGALSVGISYWLNAIFLILYVKYSPACAKTRVPISIELFQGIGEFFRFAVPSAMMICLQWWSYEIVILLSGLLSNPRLETSVLSVCLTTIGTLYSIPYGLSAAASTRVSNELGAGRPQAARIAAYSVMILAIIELFVVSGTLFSTRHLLGYSFSNEREVVDYVSNMAPLVCLSVIIDGLQGVLSGVARGCGWQHIGASVNLGALYLCGVPVAAILGYWLQLKARGLWIGIQAGAILQTVLLSLVTSCTNWEKQARLARERVFEERSAEENTLA is encoded by the exons ATGGAAAAAGACACGAAAAAGAGCATGGAAGAGCGTTTACTACTACCAGAAAAGAGATCAAATGAGGGAAGAGAAGGTATAGCTCAAACATGGCGTGAGTTTACTCAAGAAGCGAAAAGGCTAGCTTACATAGCAGGACCCATGATGGTTACTACGACAGCCCTCAACTTGTTCCTGGTTGTTTCAAATATGATGGTGGGTCATCTTGGTGAGCTAGCTCTTTCTAGTTCAGCCATAGCTATCTCTCTCTGTAATGTTACAGGCATCAGTCTTCTA AATGGAATGGCAAGTGCACTGGAAACTTTATGCGGGCAAGCTTATGGAGCTCAACAATATCGAAAAGTCGGAAACCAAACTTATGGTGCCATGTTCTCCCTAATTTTAGTTGCTCTCGTTGTATCTCTGGTTTGGATCAACATGGAGAAGCTGCTCGTATTAATTGGCCAAGATCCCATAATTGCACACGAAGCTGGCCAGTTTACATTATGGCTCATTCCTACCATTTTCGCTTATGCAATATTTCAGCCACTTTCTCGATACTTGCAAGTGCAAAGTATAACCATTCCAATGCTTGTAAGCTCTTGTGTCACTCTCCTTTTACATATACCTCTCTGCTGGCTTTTAGTATTCAAGTCTGGACTAAGAAACCTTGGAGGAGCATTATCTGTCGGTATTTCATATTGGTTGAATgcaatttttcttatattatacGTTAAATACTCTCCCGCCTGTGCCAAAACCCGTGTCCCAATTTCTATAGAACTGTTCCAAGGAATCGGAGAGTTCTTCCGCTTTGCTGTACCATCTGCAATGATGATTTG CCTGCAATGGTGGTCATATGAGATTGTCATCCTGCTATCAGGACTCTTGTCAAATCCACGACTTGAGACTTCAGTCCTGTCTGTATG TTTAACCACGATCGGAACACTCTATTCAATTCCATATGGACTAAGCGCAGCAGCCAG CACTAGGGTCTCAAATGAATTAGGAGCTGGGCGCCCGCAAGCAGCACGTATTGCTGCCTACTCTGTCATGATTCTTGCAATAATAGAGTTATTTGTTGTGAGTGGAACCCTCTTTTCCACGCGGCACCTTCTTGGTTACAGTTTCAGCAATGAGAGGGAAGTGGTGGACTATGTCTCCAACATGGCCCCTCTGGTTTGCCTGTCTGTAATAATAGATGGCTTACAAGGGGTGCTTTCAG GTGTTGCAAGGGGATGTGGTTGGCAGCATATAGGGGCTTCCGTCAATCTTGGAGCATTATATCTATGCGGGGTTCCAGTTGCTGCCATACTGGGCTATTGGTTGCAGTTGAAAGCAAGGGGCCTTTGGATTGGCATACAAGCCGGTGCCATTTTGCAAACAGTTCTGCTGTCTCTTGTAACAAGTTGTACGAACTGGGAAAAACAG GCAAGGCTGGCAAGGGAAAGGGTATTTGAGGAAAGATCTGCAGAAGAAAACACTTTAGCGTGA
- the LOC118039879 gene encoding origin of replication complex subunit 4 isoform X2: MGIENLAEKAQILIRSRLCNPNFIFKPLSDSPDSNYSKLKFIISSSIIEACNNSILLLGPRGSGKVAVLELVLSDLLEEYPDTITVIRLNGLLHSEDNSALKEIARQLCMEHHLLFSKMASFDDNSQFMIAMLRECGLAHKTVIFALDEFDLFAQGKQRLLYSLLDAMQSVTSQAVVVGVSCRLDADQLLEKRVRSRFSHRKLLFLPPSKEDVQRLLEHILSLPMDSSLAHDYAAEFNEKLQSILADERFKEIISNYLNSNSTTNHLLRFLFIAISNMELKSGFLSLENFKAALSSIQRQPKQECIKDCSILELYILVCMKRLEIREQNSYNFSSVMKEYKSVHDSFPTSDYYAQNVCLRAFEHLLQRELICFTDNRGHSQSIEFRQVKLVVSYAELQEGLKSYRSCPAILLKLIDR, translated from the exons ATGGGAATCGAAAATCTAGCCGAGAAAGCACAAATTCTGATAAGGAGCAGACTCTGTAACCCTAATTTCATCTTCAAGCCTCTCTCTGATTCCCCTGACAGCAATTACAG CAAGTTGAAGTTTATAATATCGAGTTCAATCATTGAGGCTTGCAACAATTCTATTCTGCTTCTTGGACCCCGTGGCTCTGGCAAAGTCGCG GTATTGGAGCTTGTTCTCAGCGACTTACTGGAGGAATATCCCGACACAATCACTGTC ATCAGATTGAATGGGCTATTGCATAGTGAGGACAACTCTGCCTTGAAG GAAATTGCCAGACAACTATGTATGGAGCATCATTTGTTGTTCTCAAAAATG GCTTCTTTTGACGATAACTCCCAGTTTATGATAGCCATGTTAAG GGAGTGTGGATTAGCACATAAAACAGTTATTTTTGCACTTGATGAGTTTGACCTATTTGCCCAG GGGAAACAACGACTGCTTTATAGCTTGTTGGATGCAATGCAATCCGTAACATCTCAGGCTGTTGTTGTTGGTGTTAGTTGCCGATTg GATGCGGATCAGCTTTTAGAAAAAAGAGTGAGATCTCGGTTTTCTCATAGGAAGTTACTGTTTCTTCCTCCATCTAAGGAAGATGTGCAAAG ATTGCTGGAGCACATCCTATCTTTGCCAATGGACTCAAGTCTTGCCCATGACTACGCTGCTGAGTTCAATGAAAAGCTTCAA AGTATTTTAGCAGacgagagattcaaagaaatcaTCAGCAATTATCTGAACTCCAATTCTACCACCAATCATTTATTGAGATTTCT ATTTATTGCCATCTCAAATATGGAATTGAAATCGGGGTTCTTGTCACTTGAGAACTTCAAAGCTGCACTTTCGAGCATCCAAAGGCAACCAAAGCAGGAATGCATAAAAG ATTGCTCCATCTTGGAACTCTACATCCTTGTATGCATGAAAAGGTTGGAAATTAGAGAGCAAAATTCTTACAACTTCAGTTCAGTAATGAAAG AGTACAAAAGCGTACATGATTCGTTCCCGACATCTGATTATTATGCGCAAAATGTTTGCTTACGG GCATTTGAACACCTCCTTCAACGTGAGTTAATTTGTTTCACAGACAACAGAGGTCACAGTCAATCTATTGAATTCCGTCAAGTGAAGCTTGTAGTCTCATATGCTGAACTACAAGAGGGGCTGAAATCATATCGATCATGTCCT GCCATTcttctaaaattaattgatcGCTGA
- the LOC118039879 gene encoding origin of replication complex subunit 4 isoform X1 encodes MGIENLAEKAQILIRSRLCNPNFIFKPLSDSPDSNYSKLKFIISSSIIEACNNSILLLGPRGSGKVAVLELVLSDLLEEYPDTITVIRLNGLLHSEDNSALKEIARQLCMEHHLLFSKMASFDDNSQFMIAMLRECGLAHKTVIFALDEFDLFAQGKQRLLYSLLDAMQSVTSQAVVVGVSCRLDADQLLEKRVRSRFSHRKLLFLPPSKEDVQRLLEHILSLPMDSSLAHDYAAEFNEKLQSILADERFKEIISNYLNSNSTTNHLLRFLFIAISNMELKSGFLSLENFKAALSSIQRQPKQECIKDCSILELYILVCMKRLEIREQNSYNFSSVMKEYKSVHDSFPTSDYYAQNVCLRAFEHLLQRELICFTDNRGHSQSIEFRQVKLVVSYAELQEGLKSYRSCPVSYSQNSTCF; translated from the exons ATGGGAATCGAAAATCTAGCCGAGAAAGCACAAATTCTGATAAGGAGCAGACTCTGTAACCCTAATTTCATCTTCAAGCCTCTCTCTGATTCCCCTGACAGCAATTACAG CAAGTTGAAGTTTATAATATCGAGTTCAATCATTGAGGCTTGCAACAATTCTATTCTGCTTCTTGGACCCCGTGGCTCTGGCAAAGTCGCG GTATTGGAGCTTGTTCTCAGCGACTTACTGGAGGAATATCCCGACACAATCACTGTC ATCAGATTGAATGGGCTATTGCATAGTGAGGACAACTCTGCCTTGAAG GAAATTGCCAGACAACTATGTATGGAGCATCATTTGTTGTTCTCAAAAATG GCTTCTTTTGACGATAACTCCCAGTTTATGATAGCCATGTTAAG GGAGTGTGGATTAGCACATAAAACAGTTATTTTTGCACTTGATGAGTTTGACCTATTTGCCCAG GGGAAACAACGACTGCTTTATAGCTTGTTGGATGCAATGCAATCCGTAACATCTCAGGCTGTTGTTGTTGGTGTTAGTTGCCGATTg GATGCGGATCAGCTTTTAGAAAAAAGAGTGAGATCTCGGTTTTCTCATAGGAAGTTACTGTTTCTTCCTCCATCTAAGGAAGATGTGCAAAG ATTGCTGGAGCACATCCTATCTTTGCCAATGGACTCAAGTCTTGCCCATGACTACGCTGCTGAGTTCAATGAAAAGCTTCAA AGTATTTTAGCAGacgagagattcaaagaaatcaTCAGCAATTATCTGAACTCCAATTCTACCACCAATCATTTATTGAGATTTCT ATTTATTGCCATCTCAAATATGGAATTGAAATCGGGGTTCTTGTCACTTGAGAACTTCAAAGCTGCACTTTCGAGCATCCAAAGGCAACCAAAGCAGGAATGCATAAAAG ATTGCTCCATCTTGGAACTCTACATCCTTGTATGCATGAAAAGGTTGGAAATTAGAGAGCAAAATTCTTACAACTTCAGTTCAGTAATGAAAG AGTACAAAAGCGTACATGATTCGTTCCCGACATCTGATTATTATGCGCAAAATGTTTGCTTACGG GCATTTGAACACCTCCTTCAACGTGAGTTAATTTGTTTCACAGACAACAGAGGTCACAGTCAATCTATTGAATTCCGTCAAGTGAAGCTTGTAGTCTCATATGCTGAACTACAAGAGGGGCTGAAATCATATCGATCATGTCCTGTAAGTTACTCCCAGAATAGTACCTGTTTCTGA
- the LOC118040036 gene encoding palmitoyl-acyl carrier protein thioesterase, chloroplastic-like, with protein sequence MNKSFRGEIMEIGTWVGAPGKNGMRRDWLIRSQATGHVFACATSTWVMMNQKTRRLSKMPEEVMAEISPWFIEKQAIQEDVPEKISKLDSKAKYVNSNLKRIDLNMNQHVNNVKYVRWMLETIPDLFLESHKLSSIILEYRRECGGSNIVQSLCESDEDGILNSGLKQNNDTSPLNRFSLASEIMEGNGLLGSLDNVPLRYTHLLQTRGETKNEEIVRASLQSTGVNINRKETDSLPGHLWQTNYRTTNHNNPFNHRNSEISAANTSVESQSNAYMNAIDPMHQPLHCIMKIARYMEENLGG encoded by the exons ATGAACAAGTCTTTCAGGGGAGAGATTATGGAAATCGGTACATGGGTAGGAGCACCAGGGAAGAATGGAATGCGGCGAGACTGGCTCATTCGAAGCCAAGCAACAGGTCACGTCTTTGCATGTGCAACAAG CACTTGGGTGATGATGAACCAAAAGACAAGGCGCCTCTCAAAGATGCCAGAGGAGGTCATGGCTGAGATTTCACCTTGGTTTATAGAGAAACAAGCTATCCAAGAAGATGTCCCGGAGAAAATCTCTAAGTTGGACAGCAAAGCAAAATATGTGAACTCAAACTTGAAG AGGATTGATCTGAACATGAACCAGCATGTCAACAACGTGAAGTACGTAAGATGGATGTTGGAG ACTATCCCTGACCTGTTTTTGGAGTCTCATAAACTTTCCAGTATCATCTTGGAGTACAGAAGGGAATGCGGGGGTTCAAATATAGTTCAATCACTTTGCGAATCTGACGAGGACGGCATCCTTAATAGTggtttgaaacaaaataatgacACGAGTCCTCTCAATAGGTTCTCTTTGGCCTCAGAAATCATGGAAGGCAATGGACTACTAGGATCCTTGGATAATGTCCCTCTAAGATATACACATCTCCTTCAAACCCGAGGAGAGACTAAAAATGAAGAGATTGTTCGA GCTTCATTACAGTCAACAGGTGTGAACATAAATCGTAAAGAAACTGACTCATTGCCAGGCCACTTGTGGCAAACTAACTACAGAACAACAAACCACAACAATCCCTTTAACCACAGAAACAGCGAAATATCTGCTGCTAATACTTCAGTTGAATCACAGTCCAATGCTTATATGAATGCTATAGATCCGATGCATCAACCATTGCATTGCATAATGAAAATTGCGCGGTACATGGAGGAGAACTTAGGTGGTTAA